The Cucumis melo cultivar AY chromosome 5, USDA_Cmelo_AY_1.0, whole genome shotgun sequence genome has a segment encoding these proteins:
- the LOC103496917 gene encoding uncharacterized protein LOC103496917 has translation MAADGGFSTAASPSITKEEQKLEITKQMRSLEVAIAELNHLSSTRAVYQKNGNLFFRTTVQKATTSEQKKLDAAKARLERLNS, from the exons ATGGCTGCCGACGGTGGTTTTAGCACGGCGGCGTCCCCGTCGATTACAAAGGAAGAACAGAAACTGGAAATTACAAAACAGATGAGAAGTCTTGAGGTCGCCATTGCAGAGCTCAATCATCTTTCCTCTACCAGA GCTGTCTATCAGAAAAACGGAAACCTATTTTTTCGCACAACTGTTCAAAAAGCAACTACTTCGGAACAGA AAAAACTTGATGCGGCTAAAGCAAGGCTTGAAAGACTGAATTCTTGA